One window of the Amycolatopsis mediterranei genome contains the following:
- a CDS encoding GlxA family transcriptional regulator, with product MSRHRMVVVLLEHVLPLDYAIPVHVFGREAPEAYDLVTVSVGGGAVPVAGGTTVLPDGGLELLRRAETIVVPGYADAVERELPGSLLRALAGAHRRGVRLVSICSGAFALARAGVLDGLTVTTHWSLCAELAERFPALTVDQSVLVAGTGPVLTSGGVTAGVDLCLHLLNTDLGPAAARHIARRIVMAPRPADGQRQFVEQAVVPPGDDVIARAQQWMLVSLGQPLSVKDVATRFAMAERTFHRRFREKAGVPPLTWLRDQRIARAKELLENSVLSIEDIARRVGFGTAANLRVQFRRATNVSPREHRRSFTFDGV from the coding sequence ATGTCTCGGCACCGGATGGTCGTCGTCCTGCTCGAGCACGTCCTGCCCCTCGACTACGCGATCCCGGTGCACGTGTTCGGCCGGGAGGCGCCGGAGGCCTACGACCTGGTGACGGTGTCCGTGGGCGGTGGTGCCGTGCCGGTGGCCGGGGGAACCACGGTGCTCCCGGACGGCGGGCTGGAGCTGTTGCGCCGGGCGGAGACGATCGTCGTGCCGGGCTACGCCGACGCCGTGGAGCGGGAGCTGCCCGGGTCGTTGCTGCGGGCACTGGCCGGTGCGCACCGGCGGGGCGTCCGGCTGGTGTCCATCTGCTCCGGGGCGTTCGCCCTGGCGCGGGCCGGTGTCCTCGACGGCCTGACCGTGACCACCCACTGGTCCCTGTGCGCCGAGCTCGCCGAACGGTTCCCCGCGCTCACGGTCGACCAGTCGGTGCTCGTGGCCGGCACCGGGCCGGTGCTCACCTCCGGCGGCGTGACCGCCGGCGTGGATCTGTGCCTGCACCTGCTGAACACCGACCTCGGCCCGGCGGCCGCGCGGCACATCGCGCGGCGCATCGTGATGGCGCCGCGCCCGGCGGACGGGCAGCGGCAGTTCGTGGAACAGGCGGTCGTCCCGCCCGGCGACGACGTCATCGCGCGGGCCCAGCAGTGGATGCTCGTGTCGCTGGGGCAGCCCCTGTCGGTGAAGGACGTGGCCACCCGGTTCGCCATGGCGGAGCGGACGTTCCACCGGCGCTTCCGCGAGAAGGCCGGGGTGCCACCGCTGACCTGGCTGCGCGACCAGCGCATCGCGCGGGCCAAGGAACTCCTGGAGAACTCGGTACTGTCCATAGAGGACATCGCGCGGCGCGTCGGCTTCGGCACGGCGGCCAACCTGCGGGTGCAGTTCCGGCGTGCGACGAACGTCTCGCCCCGCGAACACCGGCGGTCCTTCACCTTCGACGGCGTCTGA
- a CDS encoding aldehyde dehydrogenase family protein, with the protein MADLTHEDWLAAADRLTPETRPFLGRRHVESTSDETFPSVSPRDGRVLAQIPAGSAEDVDRAVRAARESFEDGRWRDLPPRERKRILLRWADAITAHTAELALLDTLEMGKPISESQRVDVAKTAETIAWYAETIDKTYDELAPTPGDALAWITREPLGVIGAVVPWNYALLIASWKLGPALATGNSVVLKPAEQTSLAALLLARLATEAGLPDGVLNVVPGRGEVVGQALGRHPGVDKIAFTGSAEVARLFQVYAGESNGKQVAVEAGGKSPQLILPDADLSAAASAVAWGIFYNAGQTCNAGSRVIVPAALKDELLAELAKITEETFRPGDPLDPATVLGPLVDDVQRDRVLGYLDAARAEGGTIVLGGRCEGLAMEPTIVDDVRPGTTIEREEVFGPVLAVLTYDGSPEEGVRLANDTDFGLVASVWTRDVTTAHRVAKRLRAGTVWINTFDASDVITPFGGFKATGAGRDKSLHALDAYTALKTTWLNLPET; encoded by the coding sequence GTGGCGGATCTGACCCACGAAGACTGGCTCGCGGCGGCGGACCGGCTGACGCCCGAGACCCGGCCGTTCCTCGGCAGACGGCACGTGGAGTCCACTTCGGACGAAACGTTCCCGAGCGTTTCCCCTCGCGACGGCCGCGTGCTCGCGCAGATCCCGGCGGGCAGCGCCGAGGACGTCGACCGGGCCGTTCGAGCCGCGCGGGAGTCCTTCGAGGACGGACGCTGGCGCGATCTCCCACCCCGGGAGCGCAAGCGGATCCTGCTGCGCTGGGCCGACGCGATCACCGCCCACACCGCGGAGCTGGCCCTGCTCGACACGCTCGAAATGGGCAAGCCGATCAGCGAGTCGCAGCGCGTCGACGTCGCCAAGACCGCCGAGACGATCGCCTGGTACGCCGAGACGATCGACAAGACCTACGACGAGCTCGCACCGACACCGGGCGACGCGCTGGCGTGGATCACCCGCGAGCCCCTCGGCGTCATCGGCGCGGTCGTGCCGTGGAACTACGCCCTGCTCATCGCGTCCTGGAAGCTCGGCCCGGCCCTGGCCACCGGCAACTCGGTGGTGCTCAAGCCCGCCGAGCAGACGTCGCTGGCCGCGCTGCTGCTGGCCCGGCTGGCGACCGAGGCCGGCCTGCCGGACGGCGTGCTCAACGTCGTCCCCGGCCGCGGCGAGGTCGTCGGGCAGGCGCTCGGGCGGCATCCCGGCGTCGACAAGATCGCCTTCACCGGATCGGCCGAGGTCGCGCGGCTGTTCCAGGTCTACGCCGGAGAGTCGAACGGCAAGCAGGTGGCCGTCGAGGCGGGCGGCAAGTCGCCGCAGCTGATCCTGCCGGACGCGGACCTGTCCGCCGCGGCGTCGGCGGTGGCGTGGGGCATCTTCTACAACGCCGGCCAGACGTGCAACGCCGGTTCGCGGGTGATCGTGCCCGCGGCGCTGAAGGACGAGCTGCTCGCCGAGCTCGCGAAGATCACCGAGGAGACGTTCCGGCCCGGCGACCCGCTCGACCCGGCGACCGTGCTCGGCCCGCTCGTCGACGACGTCCAGCGCGATCGCGTCCTGGGCTACCTCGACGCCGCTCGCGCCGAAGGCGGGACGATCGTGCTCGGCGGCCGGTGCGAGGGCCTCGCGATGGAACCGACCATCGTCGACGACGTCCGGCCCGGCACGACCATCGAGCGCGAAGAGGTCTTCGGCCCGGTGCTGGCCGTGCTGACCTACGACGGCTCGCCGGAGGAAGGCGTCCGGCTGGCCAACGACACGGACTTCGGCCTGGTCGCGTCGGTCTGGACCCGCGACGTCACGACGGCCCACCGGGTCGCCAAGCGGCTGCGCGCCGGCACGGTGTGGATCAACACCTTCGACGCCAGCGACGTGATCACCCCGTTCGGCGGCTTCAAGGCCACCGGGGCCGGGCGCGACAAGTCGTTGCACGCCCTCGACGCCTACACCGCGCTCAAGACCACCTGGCTCAACCTTCCGGAGACCTAG
- a CDS encoding carboxymuconolactone decarboxylase family protein, which yields MTSYQLHTADTADETAKEPLRVLEGAFGFVPAAAGLMAHSPALINTFFAAFGHFRGGGTFGPDERQVLLLSNAVANRSAWAVAFHTLESLQDGVEPAVVEAIRQGERPADERMAALSEFTRSLIERKGHVEDAEVVAFKAAGFTEEQVFEVITGVAISAMTNYTANLAGPPLEDAVVPHAWKTGYSTGA from the coding sequence ATGACCAGTTACCAGCTCCACACCGCAGACACCGCCGACGAAACCGCGAAGGAGCCGCTCAGGGTTCTCGAAGGCGCTTTCGGGTTCGTGCCCGCCGCGGCCGGCCTGATGGCCCACTCGCCGGCACTGATCAACACTTTCTTCGCCGCCTTCGGCCACTTCCGGGGCGGGGGCACCTTCGGCCCGGACGAACGGCAGGTCCTGCTGCTGTCCAACGCCGTCGCCAACCGCAGTGCGTGGGCGGTGGCGTTCCACACGCTGGAGTCGCTGCAGGACGGCGTCGAACCCGCCGTGGTCGAGGCGATCCGGCAGGGCGAGCGACCCGCGGACGAGCGGATGGCGGCGTTGTCGGAGTTCACCCGGTCGTTGATCGAGCGGAAGGGGCACGTCGAGGACGCGGAGGTGGTGGCGTTCAAGGCGGCGGGCTTCACCGAAGAACAGGTCTTCGAAGTGATCACCGGCGTGGCGATCTCGGCGATGACGAACTACACCGCCAACCTCGCCGGGCCGCCGCTGGAGGACGCGGTGGTGCCGCACGCCTGGAAGACGGGATACTCGACGGGTGCCTGA
- a CDS encoding mandelate racemase/muconate lactonizing enzyme family protein: MKITAITLDRLRPALDPPLAAAWDPEPRRHFDATIVRVHTDDGITGIGSGDTMAGFEAVEHLFLGEDPLDIVRHVKAIETANFHGGCYWPLEVALWDVIGQVAGLPVATLFGNSARSLPAYASSAELKPPAERVETALRAREAGFRAMKIRIDRNRVDEGVAAVAAVRDALGADFGIMVDLNQSWRMAGDTAPASDLAKTRKLVRRLAELDVFWVEEPLPYNDIAGFKTLRAENPGLRIAAGEMHHSVPELLRYLEEDVLDVYQMDVVLAVGMHRARTLAELAQLKHRAFTPHSWTNGIGVLANLHVSAGVGGGPFFEFPWDPPGWTPERRDFMLTEPVMIDARGELAVPQRPGLGIELDEKAVQRWRI, translated from the coding sequence ATGAAGATCACCGCCATCACCCTCGACCGGCTGCGGCCGGCGCTGGACCCGCCGCTCGCCGCGGCCTGGGACCCCGAACCGCGGCGGCACTTCGACGCGACGATCGTGCGGGTGCACACCGACGACGGGATCACCGGCATCGGCTCCGGCGACACCATGGCCGGCTTCGAGGCGGTCGAGCACCTGTTCCTCGGCGAGGACCCGCTGGACATCGTCCGGCACGTGAAGGCCATCGAAACCGCCAACTTCCACGGCGGGTGCTACTGGCCCCTCGAAGTCGCGCTCTGGGACGTCATCGGGCAGGTCGCGGGCCTGCCGGTGGCGACGCTGTTCGGGAACTCCGCCCGCTCGTTGCCCGCGTATGCCTCTTCGGCCGAGCTGAAGCCGCCCGCCGAACGCGTGGAGACGGCCCTGCGGGCCCGCGAAGCCGGGTTCCGGGCGATGAAGATCCGGATCGACCGGAACCGCGTGGACGAGGGTGTCGCCGCCGTGGCCGCGGTCCGGGACGCCCTCGGCGCGGACTTCGGCATCATGGTCGACCTCAACCAGTCCTGGCGGATGGCCGGCGACACCGCACCCGCGTCGGACCTGGCGAAGACCCGCAAGCTGGTGCGCCGGCTGGCCGAGCTCGACGTCTTCTGGGTCGAAGAACCATTGCCGTACAACGACATAGCCGGCTTCAAGACGCTGCGGGCGGAGAACCCGGGCCTGCGGATCGCGGCGGGGGAGATGCACCACTCGGTGCCGGAGCTGCTGCGCTACCTCGAAGAAGACGTCCTCGACGTCTACCAGATGGATGTCGTGCTGGCGGTCGGGATGCACCGGGCCCGGACGCTGGCCGAGCTCGCCCAGCTCAAGCACCGCGCGTTCACCCCGCACAGCTGGACCAACGGCATCGGCGTGCTGGCCAACCTGCACGTTTCGGCCGGGGTCGGCGGCGGGCCGTTCTTCGAATTCCCCTGGGACCCGCCCGGCTGGACCCCCGAGCGCCGCGATTTCATGCTGACCGAACCCGTGATGATCGATGCGCGGGGCGAGCTGGCCGTCCCGCAGCGGCCCGGCCTGGGCATCGAACTCGACGAGAAGGCGGTGCAGCGGTGGCGGATCTGA
- a CDS encoding IclR family transcriptional regulator, which yields MTHPDDGARHQGHGLRRDLDLLEALASPEAQRAGELGVVRLAQLTGREKSQVSRALKALAAEGIVERDPDTLGYRLGWRLFSLVARTVEDRLARTAEPVMRELSAELEETSHLCVLRDQEVLTLLSVSGHSFRVHGWEGRGVPAHCTSAGRVLLLDATPDELYIRFPALAGDRPRSEVHSLPELWAKIEQSRRDGYARVREEFEAGLVGVSAPIRDFRGRVVAALNISAPAERLGEHLDTAGRVTAKAAAKVSAHLGWEGRPKPPSAARLT from the coding sequence ATGACCCACCCGGACGACGGTGCCCGGCACCAGGGGCACGGCCTGCGCCGTGACCTGGACCTGCTGGAGGCGCTCGCCTCACCCGAGGCGCAGCGGGCCGGCGAACTGGGTGTCGTCCGCCTCGCCCAGCTCACCGGCCGGGAGAAGAGCCAGGTCTCGCGGGCGCTCAAGGCCCTCGCCGCGGAAGGCATCGTCGAACGCGACCCGGACACCCTGGGCTACCGGCTGGGCTGGCGGCTGTTCTCCCTGGTCGCCCGGACGGTCGAGGACCGGCTGGCCCGGACCGCCGAGCCGGTGATGCGGGAGCTGTCGGCCGAGCTCGAAGAGACCAGCCACCTCTGCGTCCTGCGCGATCAGGAGGTGCTCACGCTGCTGTCGGTGTCCGGGCACTCCTTCCGGGTGCACGGCTGGGAAGGCCGCGGGGTGCCGGCCCACTGCACGTCGGCCGGCCGCGTCCTGCTGCTCGACGCCACCCCCGACGAGCTCTACATCCGCTTCCCGGCACTGGCCGGCGACCGGCCACGGTCCGAAGTGCACTCCTTGCCCGAACTGTGGGCGAAGATCGAGCAATCCCGGCGGGACGGCTACGCCCGGGTCCGCGAGGAGTTCGAAGCGGGCCTGGTCGGGGTCTCGGCGCCGATCCGCGACTTCCGCGGCCGGGTCGTCGCCGCGCTGAACATCTCCGCCCCCGCCGAGCGGCTCGGCGAACACCTCGACACCGCGGGCCGGGTCACCGCGAAGGCGGCGGCGAAGGTGTCCGCGCACCTCGGCTGGGAAGGCCGCCCGAAGCCGCCGTCCGCGGCCCGCCTCACCTGA
- the fae gene encoding formaldehyde-activating enzyme: protein MTFASTALIGEAFVGEGVNAAHTNIVLGRRGGPVETAWATALATPSAGHVPFVTVLRPSVPVQPPTLFVPKTAAETDLHRRATWGAAQAGLARGVADAVEAGDLPGAEAGALLLIAAIWVDPGVADLDEAFANQRLAAFRAIRAAVLGTPTIDVVLDAARTGPANPFYAPDPDVLARTAPELEALG from the coding sequence ATGACTTTCGCGTCCACCGCGCTCATCGGCGAGGCCTTCGTGGGCGAGGGGGTGAACGCCGCCCACACGAACATCGTGCTGGGCCGCCGGGGCGGCCCGGTGGAAACCGCGTGGGCGACCGCGCTGGCCACGCCGAGCGCGGGTCACGTGCCCTTCGTGACGGTGCTGCGACCGTCCGTGCCGGTCCAGCCGCCGACCCTGTTCGTGCCCAAGACCGCGGCGGAGACCGACCTGCACCGGCGGGCCACCTGGGGCGCCGCGCAGGCCGGGCTCGCCCGGGGCGTGGCCGACGCCGTGGAGGCCGGGGACCTCCCGGGTGCCGAGGCCGGTGCGCTGCTGCTCATCGCCGCGATCTGGGTCGACCCCGGCGTGGCCGACCTCGACGAAGCATTCGCCAACCAGCGGCTCGCGGCCTTCCGGGCGATCCGGGCCGCGGTGCTGGGCACGCCGACGATCGACGTCGTGCTCGACGCCGCGCGCACCGGACCGGCCAACCCGTTCTACGCGCCGGACCCGGACGTCCTGGCCCGCACCGCGCCCGAGCTGGAGGCCCTCGGATGA
- a CDS encoding alpha/beta fold hydrolase, translated as MNQPTFVLVHGALTDASVWRRVSVRLQDAGHTVIAPSLPMRGFDGDIAYLGQFLGTLTGPLVVAAHSYAGSVISAPAALTEAVRSLVFVTAFQQDAGETAGALNGKFPGSLLIPENLVVREYPGGAEVYLRPDKFGEVYAGDASARDRKILAAAQRPFDPVTLDGSFADAASWHERPSWAVVSTRDNSIPTEAQRWMAERAGSTVVEVESTHAVPLVRPEVVAETILGAAG; from the coding sequence ATGAACCAGCCGACCTTCGTCCTCGTCCACGGCGCCCTGACCGATGCTTCGGTGTGGCGCCGGGTCTCCGTTCGCCTGCAGGACGCCGGGCACACCGTCATCGCGCCGTCGCTGCCGATGCGCGGCTTCGACGGCGACATCGCCTACCTCGGGCAGTTCCTGGGCACGCTCACCGGCCCGCTCGTGGTCGCCGCCCACTCCTACGCCGGGTCGGTGATCTCGGCTCCCGCCGCCTTGACCGAAGCCGTCCGCTCGCTCGTGTTCGTCACGGCGTTCCAGCAGGATGCGGGGGAGACGGCGGGTGCGCTCAACGGGAAGTTCCCGGGCAGCCTGCTCATCCCGGAAAACCTGGTCGTGCGGGAGTACCCCGGCGGCGCGGAAGTTTACCTCCGGCCGGACAAGTTCGGGGAGGTCTACGCCGGTGACGCCAGTGCGCGTGACCGGAAGATCCTTGCCGCGGCCCAGAGACCCTTCGATCCGGTCACCCTGGACGGCAGCTTCGCGGACGCCGCCAGCTGGCACGAACGGCCGTCGTGGGCCGTAGTGTCCACTCGGGACAACTCCATTCCCACGGAGGCCCAACGGTGGATGGCCGAGCGGGCCGGCTCCACGGTCGTGGAGGTCGAGTCCACGCACGCCGTTCCGCTGGTGCGACCGGAGGTGGTGGCCGAAACGATTCTCGGTGCGGCGGGCTGA
- a CDS encoding helix-turn-helix domain-containing protein — protein sequence MPDVGLLLKTWRGTRRLSQLALAAEAAVSIRHLSFVETGRANPSRAMVLKLAEVLDVPLRERNTLLLSAGFAPEYPESELDAPGLAAVRDALETILAQQEPFPALVMDRSWDIRHTNTAARRFFAFLQDGQRASAPEPANVLRRMFHPDGVRPHVTNWPEVAEALVRRARREAIGGVLDERAQRILDEVLDYPDVPAHLRVLDATAPVLPIVPIRYERGGRRFAYFSTVTTLGTPQDVTLQELRIECFFPMNDETREHARELAG from the coding sequence GTGCCTGACGTGGGTCTCCTGCTGAAAACCTGGCGCGGTACCCGGCGGCTGAGCCAGCTGGCGCTGGCCGCCGAGGCCGCCGTGTCGATCCGCCACCTGAGCTTCGTCGAAACGGGACGGGCCAACCCGAGCCGGGCCATGGTGCTGAAGCTCGCGGAGGTGCTCGACGTCCCGTTGCGCGAGCGCAACACGCTGCTGCTCAGCGCCGGCTTCGCCCCGGAATACCCGGAGTCCGAACTGGACGCACCGGGGCTGGCCGCGGTGCGGGACGCACTGGAGACCATCCTCGCCCAGCAGGAACCGTTCCCGGCCCTGGTGATGGACCGCAGCTGGGACATCCGGCACACCAACACCGCCGCCCGCCGGTTCTTCGCCTTCCTCCAGGACGGGCAGCGGGCGAGCGCACCGGAGCCGGCGAACGTGCTTCGCCGGATGTTCCACCCGGACGGCGTGCGACCTCACGTGACGAACTGGCCGGAGGTCGCCGAAGCATTGGTGCGGCGTGCCCGCCGCGAGGCGATCGGGGGCGTCCTCGACGAGCGAGCCCAGCGGATCCTCGACGAAGTGCTGGACTACCCGGACGTGCCGGCGCACCTGCGGGTGCTGGACGCGACGGCGCCGGTCCTGCCGATCGTGCCGATCCGGTACGAGCGGGGTGGCCGTCGGTTCGCCTACTTCTCCACGGTGACCACGCTGGGCACCCCGCAGGACGTGACCCTGCAGGAGCTGCGCATCGAATGCTTCTTCCCGATGAACGACGAAACCCGGGAGCACGCCCGGGAACTGGCCGGGTGA
- a CDS encoding epoxide hydrolase family protein: protein MSDRPVLAVTDAELGELRTRLAGTRWPARWPVAGWSAGTDPDELRRLVGYWASGYDWRAHEAAINALPHRVADIAGTPVHYLRFDGEAPDALPIVLTNGWPSSFLELTEFARRLATPSKHGGSAADSFTVIVPSLPGFAFSPQRPSLTDPVQTHELWHLLMREELGFTRYAAHGGDLGAGITSRLAEAHPEALLGIHLMAVAGPVAYDDESLTAAERAYLDSVAAWSAQEGAYQHQQSTRPLTLAYGLADSPAGLLAWILEKYRAWSDCGGDVSSRFSDDFLLTQASLYWFANTISTSFRPYYEYGEKLTRRVERVDVPTAVALFPADLGQPPRSWAERTYHVTRYTTMPRGGHFAAYEEPELLARDITEFFRELR, encoded by the coding sequence ATGTCCGATAGGCCCGTGCTCGCGGTCACCGATGCCGAACTCGGCGAGCTGCGCACTCGGCTGGCCGGCACGCGGTGGCCGGCTCGGTGGCCGGTCGCCGGCTGGTCGGCGGGCACCGATCCCGATGAGCTGCGGCGGCTGGTCGGCTACTGGGCGTCCGGCTACGACTGGCGAGCGCACGAAGCCGCCATCAACGCCCTTCCCCACCGGGTCGCGGACATCGCCGGGACGCCGGTGCACTACCTGCGGTTCGACGGCGAAGCCCCGGACGCCTTGCCGATCGTGCTGACCAACGGGTGGCCCAGCTCGTTCCTGGAGCTGACCGAGTTCGCCCGGCGGCTGGCCACGCCGTCGAAGCACGGTGGTTCCGCGGCGGATTCCTTCACCGTCATCGTCCCGTCGCTGCCCGGCTTCGCCTTTTCCCCGCAACGTCCGTCGCTCACGGATCCCGTGCAGACCCACGAACTGTGGCACCTGCTCATGCGCGAGGAACTCGGCTTCACCCGGTACGCGGCGCACGGTGGAGACCTTGGCGCGGGCATCACCTCCCGGCTGGCCGAAGCCCATCCCGAGGCCCTGCTCGGGATCCACCTGATGGCCGTCGCCGGCCCGGTCGCCTACGACGACGAGAGCCTCACCGCGGCGGAGAGGGCCTACCTGGACTCGGTGGCGGCCTGGTCGGCGCAGGAAGGCGCTTACCAGCACCAGCAGAGCACCCGGCCGCTCACCCTGGCCTACGGCTTGGCCGACTCGCCGGCCGGGCTGCTGGCCTGGATCCTGGAGAAGTACCGCGCGTGGAGCGACTGCGGCGGTGACGTGTCCTCGCGGTTCAGCGACGACTTCCTGCTGACGCAGGCGTCGCTCTACTGGTTCGCCAACACCATTTCGACCTCGTTCCGGCCGTACTACGAGTACGGCGAGAAGCTGACGCGCCGGGTCGAGCGGGTCGACGTGCCGACCGCCGTCGCCCTGTTCCCGGCCGACCTGGGCCAACCACCGCGCAGCTGGGCGGAGCGCACCTACCACGTGACCAGGTACACGACCATGCCCCGCGGTGGCCACTTCGCCGCCTACGAGGAACCCGAACTGCTCGCCCGTGACATCACCGAGTTCTTCCGCGAACTGCGGTGA
- a CDS encoding NAD(P)-dependent oxidoreductase has product MKIGFIGLGNMGRHMARHLILAGHDVTVHDVRPEAALDHLGLGARWVDSPATCADGVDVLITMLPTPGVVEDVLLRGGAAEALSPGALWIDMSTSTPAAAQRIAEEVLDARGVRRLDAPVSGMARGAEAGLLQIFVGGDAGDFREVLPLLEVLGDPAKILHVGAVGHGYTVKLMINLLWFGHLVAAAEVLAVGVKAGVDLGVLRSALLAGPAASHFLEHDVLSVLADGDYDDSFAMVLACKDLGLAVDLARDVGVPAELAALVERIFRRAKAAYGDRAGEMSPVRLYEKWAGQDFRLPLPTVPAV; this is encoded by the coding sequence ATGAAGATCGGTTTCATCGGCCTCGGCAACATGGGCCGGCACATGGCGCGGCACCTGATCCTCGCCGGCCACGACGTCACCGTCCACGATGTCCGCCCCGAAGCAGCGCTGGACCACCTCGGCCTGGGCGCCCGGTGGGTGGACAGCCCCGCCACCTGCGCCGACGGCGTCGACGTGCTCATCACGATGCTCCCGACCCCCGGCGTCGTCGAGGACGTCCTCCTGCGTGGCGGAGCGGCCGAGGCGCTCTCGCCGGGTGCCCTCTGGATCGATATGTCGACCTCCACCCCCGCGGCGGCGCAGCGCATCGCCGAAGAGGTCCTCGACGCGCGCGGCGTCCGGCGGCTCGACGCGCCGGTCAGCGGCATGGCCCGCGGCGCCGAGGCCGGCCTGCTGCAGATCTTCGTCGGCGGCGACGCGGGCGACTTCCGCGAAGTGCTGCCGCTGCTGGAAGTCCTCGGTGATCCGGCGAAGATCCTGCACGTCGGCGCGGTGGGGCACGGCTACACCGTCAAGCTGATGATCAACCTGCTGTGGTTCGGCCACCTGGTGGCGGCGGCCGAGGTCCTGGCCGTGGGCGTCAAGGCGGGCGTCGACCTCGGTGTGCTTCGCTCGGCGTTGCTGGCCGGCCCGGCCGCGTCCCACTTCCTCGAGCACGACGTGCTGTCCGTGCTGGCGGACGGCGACTACGACGACTCGTTCGCGATGGTGCTGGCGTGCAAGGACCTCGGCCTGGCCGTCGACCTCGCCCGCGATGTCGGGGTGCCGGCCGAGCTCGCCGCGCTCGTCGAGCGGATCTTCCGCCGTGCGAAGGCGGCGTACGGCGACCGCGCCGGGGAAATGAGCCCGGTCCGCCTGTACGAAAAGTGGGCCGGTCAGGACTTCCGGCTGCCGCTGCCCACCGTCCCGGCCGTCTGA
- a CDS encoding epoxide hydrolase family protein yields MTAEPFEVSVTEAEIADLRDRLRRTRWPEPEPVDDWSQGLPLAYAQELCRSWAEDYDFGFADRLNVFPQYRDTVDGLGLHFLHVRSPEPDAFPLVLTHGWPGSVLEFLDVIGPLTDPRAHGGDPADAFHVVAPSLPGYGWSDKPSTTGWGVTRIARAWDTLMVSLGYERYGAQGGDWGSAVSGALGEVAPERVAGVHLNLGSVAAGAFDDPTPAELANLAAEKEFQRTGRGYSAIQATRPQTLGYGLTDSPAGQAAWIAEKYRAWTDHEGRPGDALPRQKILDEISVYWFTASATSSARLYWESFARFRDKVTAPSGLSVYPRDITRPSRREAELRFTDLRWFEELPHGGHFAALEQPESLVEQVRGFFRLVR; encoded by the coding sequence GTGACCGCCGAGCCGTTCGAGGTCAGCGTCACCGAAGCCGAGATCGCGGATCTGCGCGACCGGTTGCGCCGGACGCGGTGGCCGGAGCCCGAGCCGGTGGACGACTGGTCACAGGGGCTGCCGCTGGCTTATGCGCAGGAGCTTTGCCGCAGCTGGGCCGAGGACTACGACTTCGGGTTCGCCGATCGGCTGAACGTCTTCCCGCAGTACCGCGACACCGTCGACGGGCTGGGCCTGCACTTCCTGCACGTCCGGTCGCCGGAGCCGGACGCCTTCCCGCTGGTGCTCACGCACGGGTGGCCGGGTTCGGTGCTCGAGTTCCTGGACGTCATCGGCCCGCTCACCGACCCGCGCGCACACGGCGGGGACCCGGCGGACGCGTTCCACGTGGTCGCGCCGTCGTTGCCCGGGTACGGCTGGAGCGACAAGCCGTCGACGACCGGGTGGGGCGTCACCCGCATCGCGCGTGCCTGGGACACGCTGATGGTTTCGCTGGGTTACGAGCGGTACGGCGCACAGGGCGGTGACTGGGGGTCGGCGGTGTCCGGCGCGCTGGGCGAGGTGGCGCCCGAGCGGGTCGCCGGCGTGCACCTGAACCTGGGGTCCGTGGCGGCGGGCGCGTTCGACGACCCGACACCCGCGGAGCTGGCGAACCTTGCGGCCGAGAAGGAGTTCCAGCGCACCGGCCGGGGGTATTCGGCGATCCAGGCGACCCGGCCGCAGACGCTCGGCTACGGCCTCACCGACTCCCCGGCGGGCCAGGCCGCCTGGATCGCCGAGAAGTACCGGGCCTGGACGGACCACGAGGGCCGCCCCGGGGACGCGTTGCCACGGCAGAAGATCCTCGACGAGATCTCGGTCTACTGGTTCACCGCGTCGGCCACGTCGTCGGCGCGCCTGTACTGGGAGAGCTTCGCCCGCTTCCGCGACAAGGTCACCGCACCGTCCGGGCTGTCGGTCTACCCGCGCGACATCACCCGCCCGTCTCGGCGGGAGGCCGAGCTGCGGTTCACCGACCTGCGCTGGTTCGAGGAACTGCCGCACGGCGGCCACTTCGCCGCGCTGGAGCAGCCGGAATCGCTGGTCGAGCAGGTGCGCGGGTTCTTCCGCCTCGTCCGCTGA